In the genome of Fusarium fujikuroi IMI 58289 draft genome, chromosome FFUJ_chr02, one region contains:
- a CDS encoding related to cis-1,2-dihydro-1,2-dihydroxynaphthalene dehydrogenase: MSMSKVALVTAASSGLGAAIARMLAVNLGMNVVINFNSNESRAKDLVSKLQAECHEKHAGSDISIQAIQADTCDKLQIKSLVEDAASRFGGRLDVVISNVGWTKMRQFSDIDDNVDDDDWDRCYVANVKSHLWLFHAAKRYLEESNKREAGVPVFISTASLAGVIPSGSSVPYAVTKAAQIHLGKCLAKIAAPSIRVNTISPGILLTEWGLSFPADRLEIARNTNKLGRFATVEDVAEQVKAFVVSKSVTGQNGVIDAGFGL, translated from the exons ATGTCTATGTCCAAAGTAGCCCTGGTCACAGCTGCAAGCAGTGGTCTCGGCGCAGCCATTGCTCGCATGCTAGCCGTCAACCTAGGAATGAACGTCGtgatcaacttcaacagcaACGAATCTCGCGCCAAAGACCTAGTATCAAAGCTACAAGCCGAGTGTCATGAAAAGCACGCAGGCTCCGACATCTCGATACAGGCCATTCAAGCGGATACATGCGACAAGCTGCAGATCAAATCACTCGTCGAAGATGCAGCATCGAGGTTTGGCGGTCGTCTAGATGTTGTCATATCGAATGTTGGATGGACAAAGATGCGCCAGTTCTCAGACATCGATGATAacgttgacgatgacgactgGGATCGATGTTATGTTGCCAATGTTAAGAGCCATCTGTGGCTTTTCCATGCGGCGAAGCGCTATCTTGAAGAGAGCAACAAGCGAGAAGCTGGTGTGCCTGTCTTTATATCTACAGCCAGCTTAGCCGGAGTCATCCCCAGCGGAAGCAGCGTG CCGTATGCAGTCACAAAAGCTGCACAGATCCATCTCGGCAAATGCCTCGCCAAGATCGCTGCGCCGTCAATCAGAGTGAACACCATCTCACCAGGCATATTACTTACT GAATGGGGTCTTTCGTTCCCCGCAGATCGACTTGAAATTGCTCGCAACACAAATAAGTTGGGGCGTTTTGCCACAGTTGAAGACGTTGCGGAGCAAGTTAAAGCTTTTGTCGTGTCTAAATCAGTAACCGGACAGAATGGGGTCATTGATGCAGGTTTCGGTTTATGA